The DNA segment ACTCCGTCGGCAACATCTTTATTAAGATTTATCTCAAAATAATCCCCCAAAGGCTCTGTGTCGCTTCTAGGTATAAGAGCTAAAATTGAGTTTTTAGCGACATTAACTTGTAAAAATGAGCTTTGATCTAGCTCTTTTACCCCTATAAAATTTATGCCTTCGTTAAAAAGTTTTGCACAAAGTGCGTATGTAAAAATATCTTGCGGGGCTTTTACATAAAATGAACCGTCTAGTTCTGGGTGATTTTGTGCAAAAAGTGCGTTCGTGCAGAGCTTTATACGAGGTTTTTCAAAACTTGCTAAAAGGCTTAAAACACGCTCATCGGCTTTAAAAATTTTATTTGTGGCTTTTAAATTTGTGGGCATTACAAAGTCAAATGGTGCAAAATCGTATAAAATTTGTATCTGAAATTTAGAACCAAATGCACTTAATTTAAGCGTTTTGCCCTCTTTTAGCTCATTAAAGGAAGCCTCTAAAAGCTTAAAAAATGACGCCTCATCGACATTTTTTTCAAATACTATAACTTCACTAAAAACACCAAATTCGTTTTTACAAAGTTTGTCGTTTTCTAAGAAATTTCTAACCATAAATGGTGTGATGTTTGAGGTGGTTTTGGTGATTTTTTTAGGCTTTTCTCCAAGCATTTTCTCGCAGGTATAGACTTTTGAGCTTTGTGTAAAAATACTGTATGGCAACTCTTGTGAGAGTTTGTCTGAAAATTTTAACAGCTCATCATCAGAACCTTTAGCAAAAAGCGTAATTAAATCTTTATCTTTTAAAACACTGCTTTCTAAATTCTCGCTAAAATAAGCCAAAAAATGCTCCAAAATTTCACTATCGCCTAAATATTCAAACTCAAATGCAAGTATCATTTAATCCCTTTTTTGCGTAAATGTCAGCCATATCCTGTGGGCTAATCTCAGCTATTTTTTCACACTTAAAGCCAAGTTCGCTTAGGTGATTTATTAGCGTCTTTTCTGCCACTTTTGAGCCGTTTAAAATTTGCTCTGAGAGCTTAAAGCTCATAGGCTCTATTCTACTTGGCACAAGCCCTAAAATTTTGCCTTTTGGGCGGTCGCCACTAAGTGCCATAAGTTCAAGAGTTTGTAGCATTTCAACCTCGTGAGCCGAGCCGTCCCAGCGAATTTTTTGTGGCATATTATCAATGTCAAAAAAATAGACATCGCCAACATTAGCGTCATCGCTGCTAACGCAGTCAATTACGATTAAATAATCGCAATCTGCAATTATAGGCGTAAGTGCGACGGCAAGTGTGCCTCCGTCAATAAATTTAAGGCTATGACTAGCAGAGCTAAATTTATAACTCCGCTCTATCGCCATAGCCAAATGAACGCCAATGCCCTCATCGCCAAACATTACATTGCCAATGCCAAGCACCAAAACTCTCAATGTTTTGCGTCCTCTTTTACGTATTTATAGCCGCTAATGATAGCATCCATCGCTCCGTCCTTGCCTTTTACAGCGTTAAAAATCGCCATATAGACGTGAATTACAACAAAAACCATTATAATCCACATACAAATTCTATGTATCGTCCTAACGTTTGCAAGTCCGCCCATCATCGCCTCAAAGCCACGCATACTCTCATAAATTAGCCCACCAAAACCATCGTGATAAACGTGAGCGTAAAGCACAAGTCCGGTTAGGCAAATAAGCACTAAAATGGCGTAAAAAAACAGATACGAAGCAAACTGCAAAGGGTTATAAACGCCTTTTAAATGCGGGTGCTCGCCCATAAAAAGGTAGTATTTTATCTGCTTAATCCACACAACTGGGTTGATAAAATCAAGTATGCTTCTCCACTCTTTACGGCTGTGTTTATCAAATAAAAATAGGTAAATTTTAAAGATTAAACAGCCAATTAGCACAAATCCAGCGATTTGGTGTGCCATACGCCACTTTGCATTCATAAAAAGCGTAGGTTCGCTTGAAATTTCAGGCGACATAAATACATAGCTAATGTAATAACCGCTAAAAATCAAAAACGCAATAGATATAGCCCTAATCCAGTGAGTTAGTCTAAGACCGATTGAAAATTCATAAACGCCATAACGTTTCATCTCTTTTGCCATAGCACACCCCTTATAAATTTGGATTTATCTTATACTCGCTTAGCGTGTTGCCACTCATATCCATTACGTGAACGGCACAAGCGATACAAGGGTCGTATGAGTGAATTTTGCGGATTATTTCAAGTGGCTGTGTCAAATCAGCTAACTTCGTGCCAATCAAACACGCCTCGTAGCTACCCATTTGACCTTTGCTATCTTTTGGTGAGGCGTTCCACGTGCTTGGCACGACTGCTTGCCAGTTTTCTATCACGCCGTTTTTAATTCTGCACCAGTGGCTAAGTGTGCCTCTTGGGACGTGTCCCATATAAAATCCGCGATACTCTTTATCCTTATCTATCACGTATTTAGCACAAGTTTCGCTATCAACTTTTAAATTTTCAACCAAAGCATTAAAGGCTAAAATGGTATTATCAGCGACGATTTTTGCTTCAAGCATTCTAGTTGCGGTTCTACCTAGCGTTGAAAATACCGCACTTACAGGTAGCCCAGTATCAGCTAGGAATTTATCCACAAGTGGGACTACGTATTTATTGCCTTTTGCGTAATTTACCACGATATTTGCAAGAGGCCCTACTTGAAGTGGCTCTCCGCCGTATCTAGGCGATTTTATCCAGCTGTATTTGCCCTTTGTGTTAAAAATTTTAGAGTGAGCCATTTGCCCCTTGTCATCTACGCTCTCGCCGTCAATTAGCCCAGTGTAGTTTGGCTCGGTTTGTCCATCATAAGGGTGAAGTGGGGCTGGGTTTTGATACCACGAGTGCGTCGCCTCTTCGGTAATTTTATCAGTTTCAACTTCATAAACCTTGCTTATATCGCCGTTTTTAATGATACCGCTATCAAATAGCCACTCGTTTGCTCCGATTTGAAATTCTCTATAAGTGTATAAATTTGCCACGCCGACATCGCCGACTACGCTTGGCTCGTTTGCATAAGCACGACCAGCCATAACGAGATCCGGATAGTAAGCCCTATCAATAAATTCCTGACACTCTTTAAGTTTTGTTAGGTATTCGCCAAGTCTTGCTGGGCTTTGAAGATCCATAACGCAAGTAACTCCGCCAACGGTTAGGCTTTGTGGGTGCGGATTTTTAGAGCCAAAAATCGCCATCATCTGAGCGACTATGCGTTGAATTCTAAGGCACTCTAAGTAGTGAGATAGGACGATTAAATTTTGCTCTGGCGTTAGCTTGTAGGTTGGGTGTCCCCAGTATGCGTTTGCAAATGGCCCAAGATTGCCCTTTTTAGCAAAAGTTGCTACTCTATCTTGCACCTCTTTTAGCTTATCAGCACCACAAGCATAAGGCGTGTCGGTGTATTTAAATGCCTCCTCACTTGCCTTTTTTGGATCAGCCTTAAGTGCCGAAACCACATCAGCCCAATCAACGCCGTGCAGATGATAAAAATGCACGATATGGTCGTGGATAAAAAGCGCTGTATTCATCAGCGTCCTAGTTAGCTGTGCGTTTAGCGGTGGCTTAATGCCAAGTGCGTTCTCAACGGCAACAATACCAGCTTTATAGTGTGAAAATGTGCAAACTCCACAAATTCTCTGCGTAAAAAAGCCGACATCTCTTGGATCTCTGTTTCGCACGATTTGCTCAATCCCACGCCAAAGCGTTGAGCCAGAATACGCCTCTTTTACGACATTATTATCATCAACGACAACCTCAATGCGAAGATGCCCTTCAATACGTGTTATCGGATCTATTACTACTCTTTTATCGCTCATTTTACACCTCGCTATCTTTTCTAGTTGCCGCTATTAATGCGTGTGCGGCAATACCAATGCCTGTTAGGGCTAAAATTCCTATGCCGATTTTATCGCTTACATTATCAGCGCCAAGCCCTAAAACCGTGTTGTAAAGTCTATCGCCCATTGGCTCTTCAAATGGTCCCATATTATCCCAAAAATCAGGCTCAGAACAGCCTATACAGCCGTGTCCAGCTTGGACTGGCCAACTTGTGTGCGAGTTAAAACGCTCACGTGAGCAGTTATTAAACGTATAAGGTCCTTTACAGCCGACTTTGTATAAGCAGTAGCCATTTTTTGCGCCCTCATCGCCAAAATTTTGCACGAACTCGCCAGCGTCAAAATGCCCACGTCTTTCGCAAAGGTCGTGAATTCTAAGCCCGTAAGCCCATTTTGGGCGGTTAAAGACATCAAGTGCAGGTAGTGTGCCAAATAGTAAGAAATGAAGCACGTTGCCGACTATGTTTTTCTCGCTTGGCGGACAGCCCGGGACGTTTATGACCTTTTTATCGGTTACTTTTGATAGGCTAACGGCATTTGACGGATTTGGACGTGCTGCTTGGATACCGCCAAAGCTAGAACAGGTGCCAATCGCAAAAATGGCAGCAGCGTTTTCGCTAGCTTTTACGGCACTTTGTTTGCCAGTAGTGCCGTGAGCACCGATTGTTAGGTAGTGTTCGGTATCGCCGGTTGGAATTCCACCCTCAACCATCAAAACATACTGACCTTTGTATTTTTCAATCGCACTTTCAAGATTATGCTCGGCTTGCCAACCAGCAGCTGCCATTAGTGTTTCGTGATATTCAAGGCTAATGTAGTCAAAAATAAGGCTATCAATCGTAGGCGTATCAGAGCGAAGCAAACTCTCAGAACAGCCCGTGCATTCAGCCATATGAAGCCAAATAACTGGCAGTCTATCGGCTAACTCAGCAGCTCTTGCCACAGCAGGTGTAAAACTCGCAGGTAGTGCCATAAACGCCGTCATCGCACCAGCCCACTTCATAAAATCGCGTCTTGAAAAGCCACTATTTTTTAGAGCTTTTGTTATAGACTCACCCTTATCGATGCTTTTAAGCGAACTAAGCCAATTTAATCGCTCATTTATTTTGATTAAAACATCTTGATTCATACCAACTCCTTATTAAAAAGTTAAATATTTTTACAATATTACTCCTAAGTATGAAAAATTGCTATTAATAAAAAATATTATATTTTAAATATCAAGTTAATTTTATTAATAAAATATGTAAAAATGTAATATTTAAAAAATAACCTAAATATCGCTTTTAATATTAAATTTATTTTTTAAAATAAGAAAAAATTTAAAGTCATACAATGTAAAGGTTTTATATAAATTCGCATATTTAGTACTTTTACTGAAAGTTAATTTAATATAAATAGAAGTGCCTAAGCACTTCTAAAATTTAAATTTTATTAATAACTATCTCGCCATTTGTAGCTAAAATTTCAATCTCATCGCCACTTTCAAGCTCATCTTTTAAAATCATATCAGCGATTTTATCTTCAACAAGCTCATACAAAGCACGTCTTAGCGGTCTAGCACCATAAGTAGGGTCAAAACCAGCACCTGCGATTAGCTTTTTAGCCTCTATGCTTAAACTAGCCTTTATACCACGCCCTAAAAGCACATTTTTTAGCTCTTTAAACATAATCTCTACAATCTCAATCAATCCATTTTCATTTAGTGGATTAAATATTATCGTATCATCAAGGCGGTTTAAAAACTCTGGCTTAAAGTAGTTTTTTAACTCGTTTTTAACGGCATTTTCACGCTCCTCACCCTCTAAATCCATAATAAAATTTGAAGCAATGTTTGATGTTAAAATGATGATTGTGTTTTTAAAATCCACCACCACGCCCTTATTATCAGTCGCCCTGCCATCATCTAAAATCCCTAAAAGCACGTTAAATACGTCCTTATGAGCCTTTTCTATCTCATCAAAAAGTATCACACTATATGGCTTTCGTCGCACTGCTTCTGTTAGCTGACCGCCCTCATCATATCCCACGTATCCCGGAGGTGCTCCAAGTAGGCGAGAGACGCTGTGTTTTTCCATATATTCGCTCATATCAAAACGGATTAATGCCCTTTCATCATCAAATAAAAATTTAGCCAAAGCCTTTGCCGACTGCGTTTTGCCAACACCTGTTGGACCAAGAAATAAAAACGAGCCAATCGGTCTTTTACCCTCATTTAGCCCAGCCTTGTTTCGTTTAATCGCACGTGCTAAGGCGTGAAGTGCTGTGTCTTGTCCCACGACGCTTTGTTTTAAATGCTCTTCAATGTGCAAAAATTTCTGTTTTTCGCTAGTTAGCATTTTGCTAACAGAAATTCCAGTCCATTTGCTAAGTATTCCAGCCACAAGCTCCTCATCAACGCTATTTTTAAGCAGTACGCCATCTTTTTTCATCGCTTCCCATTTGTTTTCAAGCTCGGTTTGCTCTTTTTGTGCTTCTAAAATTTTGCCATATTCAATCTCGGCAGCCTTGTTAAAATCGCCATTTCTACGAGCAAACTCAGCCTCATTTTTTAAGCCGTCAATTCTCTTTTTAGTGTTTGAAATTGAATTAAAAACGCTTTTTTCACTCTCAAATTTTGTCTCCAAGCCATTTTTTTGCTCAATTAAATCCGCCCTTTCTTTTTCTATCTCTGCTAGACGCCCGGCATTTTTCTCATCGTTTTCCATTTTAAGCGCCTCTTTTTCAACTTCAAGAGTTACAATCTCACGCTTAATTCTAGCTAACTCAAAAGGCTCACTCTCAATTTGCATTTTAAGCTCAGCCGCTGCTTCATCTATTAAATCAATCGCCTTATCAGGCAAAAATCTACCCGAAATATAGCGGTCTGAAAGCTTTGCAGCTGCGACTAAGGCACTATCAGTTATCGTTACATTGTGATGAACTTCAAGGCGTTCTTTTATGCCACGCAAAATTTGCAAAGCCTCATTTACGCTTGGCTCCTTTACGTCAATTGGCTGAAAACGGCGTTGTAAAGCAGCGTCTTTTTCAAAATACTTGCGATATTCTTTTAGCGTTGTCGCACCCACTGCGTGAAGCTCACCACGTGCAAGGGCTGGTTTTAGGATATTTGCAGCGTCCATACTGCCCTCACTTGCCCCAGCTCCTACAATTGTATGAATTTCATCTATAAAAAGCACGATATTACCAGCACTTTTAACCTCGTCAATAACCGCTTTTAGCCTATCCTCAAACTCGCCACGATACTTTGCGCCAGCAATCAATGCACTCATATCAAGAGCGATGACACGTTTATTTAAAAGGCTTGTTGGGACATCTTTTGCCACTATTTTTTGAGCTAAGCCCTCAACAATTGCCGTTTTACCCACACCCGGTTCTCCAAGTAATATTGGATTATTTTTGCTCTTTCTTATTAGAATTTGCATCATTCTTGTAATCTCTTCATCTCGCCCAATAACCGGATCAAGTTCGCCGTTTATCGCTTTTTTGGTTAGATCAATACCAAATTTCTCTAAGCTATCAAGCGTTTCATCAGCCGTTTGAGTATCTATTTTTCGCCCAGCACGAATGGCTTCAAGGTTTTTTCTAATCTCAATTAAGTCGCTAAATTTTGATAAAATTCCCTTTATCGGCTCACTGCCTAAATTTGCTAAAATCCACGTATCAACAGCGATAAAGCTATCTCCTAAGCTTGTCATTAGCCCCTTTGCGTTTTCAAGTGAGCTTAAAATTTCGCTTGAAAATTTCAGATTTTGCTGACTTACATTTGAGCTTGTTGGTATATTTGAAATTTGCGATTTTACTTCAAGCTCAATCGCCTCACGACTTACACTCATTTTGTTAAAAACCTGATTTAAAATTGAGCCACTATCAGCTACAAGTCCCCAAAAAACGTGCAAAGGCAAGACCTCTGGGTTTTTGGCGTGAAGTGCTAAACTTGCACCACTTTGCAGGGCATCGCTCATCTGTGCGGTTAGTTGATTTTCTATATTTGCCATATTTTTCTCCTTATATTTATAATGAGAGTATTATATAACTTTAGTCTAAGTATGTCAAGGTTTTTGTAAAAATTATCACTTATATAATAAGAGTGATAAAATAAATTGTTTATAAATTTTAAATTTGACCAGTAAAAATGGGCTATTTTATACTTTTTTTAGCCAAAAGCTATTAAAATAAGCCATTTGAAATTTTACAGGAGTTACAATTGAAAAAAAATAAGTCATTTTTTATTTTTTCTGTTGCGTCTATGTTGACGCTTAGTCTATTTGGTGCATCACAAAAGGATGAGGTTAGTGCTAGAATAGAGGCCTTATCAAAGCTAGATAAGACTATCTCCACGGTTGAAAAATACTATGTTGATGATATAGAATTTAAAGATATTATTGATAAAACCATTGCAGGTCTGATGCAAAATTTAGATGCTCACAGTGCATTTTTAAACGAAAAAGCCTTTAAGGATATGCAAATTCAAACTAATGGGGAATTTGGCGGGCTTGGTATCACAGTTGGTATGAAAGACTCCGCGCTAACTGTCATATCTCCGATAGAGGGTACACCAGCAGATAAGGCTGGAATAAAGTCAGGCGATATTATCTTGCGAATTGACGGTAACTCAACCGTTGGTATGGCGATGGATGAGGCGGTTAGTAAAATGCGTGGAAAGCCAAAAACTCCAGTAACAATAACAATCCTACGCAAAGGCGAACCAAAGCCGTTTGACGTAAAAATAATAAGAGACATCATCAAAGTTGAGTCTGTTTATGCAAAAATGATAGAAAATGGGGATATTTTATACATTAGAGTAACAAATTTTGATAAAAATGTCGTTAGTAAAGCTGCTGAATTTATTAAAAAATATTCAAAGGCAAATGGTATTATTTTGGATTTAAGAAACAATCCAGGCGGGCTTTTAAGCCAAGCGGTTGGACTGGTTGATCTGTTTGTCGATGAGGGTGTTATAGTATCTCAAAAAGGCAAAGATAAGGCAGAGAATGCCGAGTATAGAGCAAGTAAATCTGCTACCATATCAAAAGCTCCGCTTGTAGTGCTTGTAAATGGCGGAAGCGCAAGTGCTAGCGAGATCGTAAGTGGTTCGCTTCAGGATACAAAAAGGGCAGTTGTTGTTGGCGAAAATACATTTGGAAAAGGTAGCGTGCAAGTAATACTTCCAGTCAATAATAAAGAAGCAATCAAGCTAACAATTGCGAGATACTATCTACCAAGCGGTAAAGCCGTTCAAGCAGTTGGCGTAACCCCTGATGTTATCGTTCATTCAAGCAAAGTGCCACAAAATGAAAATGAGGCGTTTATGATTAAAGAGAGCGAATTAAAGGCTCATTTAAAGAGCGAACTTGATAAAATCGAACCAGTGGATGCAAACAAAACGGCAAGTAAAAAAGATGAAAAAGAGCTTATAACCACGCAAAAGGTAAATGATGACTTGCAGTTAAAAACTGCCATAGACGTAGTAAAAGTATTAAAAATAGCAAAATAACCAACACTTTAAAGGAGCTAGTATGCAAAAAAGAGAGATGATCTATGAGGGCAAAGGCAAAAAGATGTATTCAACAGATGATGCAAATCTCATCATCGCTGAATTTAAAGATGACTTGACTGCGTTTAATGCACAAAAAAGGGGCAATGAAGCTGGAAAAGGTGCTTTAAATAACAAAATAAGTACTCAAATTTTTCATATACTGCAAGAAAAAGGGATAAAAACGCACCTTGTTCAAACTCTAAGTGATACAGAACAGCTTATAAAAAAAGTAGATATTATCCCACTTGAAGTGGTGGTTAGAAACATAGCCACAGGCTCTTTAACAAAAAGGCTTGGTATTAAAGAGGGTATCGCTCTACCTTTTAGCTTAGTTGAATTTTACTACAAAAACGATGAACTAAACGATCCTATTGTAACAGACGAGCATTGTATCGCTATGGGACTAGTAAAAAGCGAAAAAGACCTAGACATCTTACGTCATACGGCACGAGAGATAAATGCTATTTTATACAAATTCTTTGAAAGCAAGGGCTTGAAGCTTGTGGATTTTAAAGTAGAATTTGGCGTTGATGCGGACGGAAATATTTTGCTAGCTGACGAGATAAGCCCTGATAGTTGCAGATTTTGGGATTCTAAAACGAACGAAAAACTTGATAAAGACAGATTTAGACAAGGCATTGGCGAAGTAAAAGTCGCTTATGAAGAAGTTTTAAGACGAATTTTATCGTAAGGTGTAAAATGAAAGCAGTTATAAATATAGCACTAAAAAATGGCGTCCTAGACCCAGCTGGTAAGGCGACAGAGCACGCACTTGGTTCGCTTGGCTTTGCAAATGTGAGTAATGTAAGAATCGGCAAACAAATCGTCCTTGACATTGACTCAAACGATAAGAACGAAGCCAAAAAGCAGCTTGAAGTTATGTGTGAAGAGCTTTTGGCAAACACCGTGATTGAAGATTATGAGATAGTGTTATGAAAGTCGCTATCGTTTTATTCCCAGGCACAAACTGCGAAAGAGACACCGAACACGCATTTAAAGTTCTAGGCTGTCAAACAGAAATTATTTGGCACAAGCAAGATAGCTTTAATGCTGATTTGGTTGTATTACCCGGTGGTTTTAGCTATGGCGATTATTTAAGAACGGCCGCTATTGCCAAATTTAGTCCAGCAATGAAAGCGGTCGTCAAACACGCAAAGGCTGGTGGATACGTGCTTGGAATTTGTAATGGTTTTCAAATGCTTTTAGAGCTAGGACTTTTACCCGGTGCTATGCGTAGAAACGAAAGTATGAGCTTTATCTCAAAGTATCATCATCTAAAAGTCATATCAAATAGCAATAGATTTTTATCAAATTTAAGCGTAAATGAGATAGTAAATATCCCTATCGCTCACGGCGAAGGTAACTATTTTACCGATGAAAGCACGCTAAAATCGCTTTATGAAAACGAGCAAGTTTTACTTAAATACTGCGATGAAAACGGGGTAGAACTGAATCCAAACGGCTCGGTTGATAGCATTGCAGGAATTTGCGATAAAGAAAAGAAAATTTTTGGACTTATGCCCCACCCTGAGCGTGCTTGTGAGAAAATTTTAGGCACAGATGACGGGCTAAAAATGCTAAAAGGGCTAGTTTGGTAAAACTCGCCCTTTTTATTTTAACTGCTACTTTCGCATTTGCAACAAGCTCGAATGAGCCTAGCGTATTTGATATGATGGATCGTTCGCAAGATGATAAGCTTGTTTACAAGCCATCACAAAACAAACAGCCAATAATAAATAAAAACACAGACACCAACCAAAAAACGAAAATTTCGCCTGATGAGCTAAAAAACATAGTGCCAACAGATGAGCCTGATTTAAATATCCCTGACTCACAAATTTATGATGTGATAAGTAAAAAAGAGACTGTATTAAAAGCGACAAAAGTGCCAAAATCAGCCTTTGTAGGCGAAATTTTCAGTGTTGAAATTTTACTTGATCCGCAAAGCGATCTTGATTTTGAATTTGAAACAGATATCGACGATAGTAATTTTAAATTTTTAAACAAAAAAGACATTGAGTGGGTAAAGCAAAGTGATGGCAAATATATCGCCACGCTGGTTTTACAAGCAAAAAGCTCAGCGACAAAGTCACTAAAGATTAATGTATCGCTAAAAAGAAACGATCAAGAGTATCAAAATGCAAGTATGAACGTATTTTTGCCAAAATTTAAAGAGATCCGTTCAAAAAGCGATTTTAATAACATTGTAGCTGACATTTTGGAGGTTAAAAAATTTAAAACTACAAAATTTGATGAGAATTCACTGATTATGATAGTTGAGCTATCTGGCAAAAACATCGACTTAGCTTCATTTTACATAGAGGATAAAACTATCCTAAAGCAAGGCGTTGATACGATAGTTGGCAGTTTTGCAAGTCAAAGTGCATACTATTTTGCCGTATTTAAGCCAAACAAACGCACATTAGACTTTAGCTATTACAATCTCTCAAAGTCAAAATTTGAAAGCTTTTCGTTGCCAGTAAGCATAGAAGATGACGAGATCAGCACACAAATTGGGCTAAATCCAAAACAAAGCGAGTTTAGTATCTACAAAAATATCACACTCTATTCGCTTTCAGTGATATTTTTTATACTTACGCTGATACGTCGTAAAGTCAGTTATCTTATCACGACAGCGATTTTCATAGCCCTTAGCGTATACACGTATAATCCATTTAGCAAAGGTATTTTAAAAGCCAATGTAAGCGTTAAAATTTTACCTACTGAGCGATCGACTATTTTTTATACTTCTATAGCAAAAGAGAATATAGAGATACTAAACGAACGGGCTGATTATGTCAAAATTTTATTTAGCGACGGCAAGATAGGTTGGGTTAAAAAAGATGATATTATCAAGAATTAAAGGGGCATTTTACGCTGTTGAATTTATACTAAGTGTAGTTTGTGTTGTTATTTCAATGTGGTTGTTTCCAA comes from the Campylobacter mucosalis genome and includes:
- a CDS encoding HyaD/HybD family hydrogenase maturation endopeptidase codes for the protein MRVLVLGIGNVMFGDEGIGVHLAMAIERSYKFSSASHSLKFIDGGTLAVALTPIIADCDYLIVIDCVSSDDANVGDVYFFDIDNMPQKIRWDGSAHEVEMLQTLELMALSGDRPKGKILGLVPSRIEPMSFKLSEQILNGSKVAEKTLINHLSELGFKCEKIAEISPQDMADIYAKKGLNDTCI
- a CDS encoding ATP-dependent Clp protease ATP-binding subunit, whose protein sequence is MANIENQLTAQMSDALQSGASLALHAKNPEVLPLHVFWGLVADSGSILNQVFNKMSVSREAIELEVKSQISNIPTSSNVSQQNLKFSSEILSSLENAKGLMTSLGDSFIAVDTWILANLGSEPIKGILSKFSDLIEIRKNLEAIRAGRKIDTQTADETLDSLEKFGIDLTKKAINGELDPVIGRDEEITRMMQILIRKSKNNPILLGEPGVGKTAIVEGLAQKIVAKDVPTSLLNKRVIALDMSALIAGAKYRGEFEDRLKAVIDEVKSAGNIVLFIDEIHTIVGAGASEGSMDAANILKPALARGELHAVGATTLKEYRKYFEKDAALQRRFQPIDVKEPSVNEALQILRGIKERLEVHHNVTITDSALVAAAKLSDRYISGRFLPDKAIDLIDEAAAELKMQIESEPFELARIKREIVTLEVEKEALKMENDEKNAGRLAEIEKERADLIEQKNGLETKFESEKSVFNSISNTKKRIDGLKNEAEFARRNGDFNKAAEIEYGKILEAQKEQTELENKWEAMKKDGVLLKNSVDEELVAGILSKWTGISVSKMLTSEKQKFLHIEEHLKQSVVGQDTALHALARAIKRNKAGLNEGKRPIGSFLFLGPTGVGKTQSAKALAKFLFDDERALIRFDMSEYMEKHSVSRLLGAPPGYVGYDEGGQLTEAVRRKPYSVILFDEIEKAHKDVFNVLLGILDDGRATDNKGVVVDFKNTIIILTSNIASNFIMDLEGEERENAVKNELKNYFKPEFLNRLDDTIIFNPLNENGLIEIVEIMFKELKNVLLGRGIKASLSIEAKKLIAGAGFDPTYGARPLRRALYELVEDKIADMILKDELESGDEIEILATNGEIVINKI
- the purC gene encoding phosphoribosylaminoimidazolesuccinocarboxamide synthase → MQKREMIYEGKGKKMYSTDDANLIIAEFKDDLTAFNAQKRGNEAGKGALNNKISTQIFHILQEKGIKTHLVQTLSDTEQLIKKVDIIPLEVVVRNIATGSLTKRLGIKEGIALPFSLVEFYYKNDELNDPIVTDEHCIAMGLVKSEKDLDILRHTAREINAILYKFFESKGLKLVDFKVEFGVDADGNILLADEISPDSCRFWDSKTNEKLDKDRFRQGIGEVKVAYEEVLRRILS
- the cybH gene encoding Ni/Fe-hydrogenase, b-type cytochrome subunit, encoding MAKEMKRYGVYEFSIGLRLTHWIRAISIAFLIFSGYYISYVFMSPEISSEPTLFMNAKWRMAHQIAGFVLIGCLIFKIYLFLFDKHSRKEWRSILDFINPVVWIKQIKYYLFMGEHPHLKGVYNPLQFASYLFFYAILVLICLTGLVLYAHVYHDGFGGLIYESMRGFEAMMGGLANVRTIHRICMWIIMVFVVIHVYMAIFNAVKGKDGAMDAIISGYKYVKEDAKH
- a CDS encoding S41 family peptidase codes for the protein MLTLSLFGASQKDEVSARIEALSKLDKTISTVEKYYVDDIEFKDIIDKTIAGLMQNLDAHSAFLNEKAFKDMQIQTNGEFGGLGITVGMKDSALTVISPIEGTPADKAGIKSGDIILRIDGNSTVGMAMDEAVSKMRGKPKTPVTITILRKGEPKPFDVKIIRDIIKVESVYAKMIENGDILYIRVTNFDKNVVSKAAEFIKKYSKANGIILDLRNNPGGLLSQAVGLVDLFVDEGVIVSQKGKDKAENAEYRASKSATISKAPLVVLVNGGSASASEIVSGSLQDTKRAVVVGENTFGKGSVQVILPVNNKEAIKLTIARYYLPSGKAVQAVGVTPDVIVHSSKVPQNENEAFMIKESELKAHLKSELDKIEPVDANKTASKKDEKELITTQKVNDDLQLKTAIDVVKVLKIAK
- the purS gene encoding phosphoribosylformylglycinamidine synthase subunit PurS: MKAVINIALKNGVLDPAGKATEHALGSLGFANVSNVRIGKQIVLDIDSNDKNEAKKQLEVMCEELLANTVIEDYEIVL
- a CDS encoding hydrogenase small subunit codes for the protein MNQDVLIKINERLNWLSSLKSIDKGESITKALKNSGFSRRDFMKWAGAMTAFMALPASFTPAVARAAELADRLPVIWLHMAECTGCSESLLRSDTPTIDSLIFDYISLEYHETLMAAAGWQAEHNLESAIEKYKGQYVLMVEGGIPTGDTEHYLTIGAHGTTGKQSAVKASENAAAIFAIGTCSSFGGIQAARPNPSNAVSLSKVTDKKVINVPGCPPSEKNIVGNVLHFLLFGTLPALDVFNRPKWAYGLRIHDLCERRGHFDAGEFVQNFGDEGAKNGYCLYKVGCKGPYTFNNCSRERFNSHTSWPVQAGHGCIGCSEPDFWDNMGPFEEPMGDRLYNTVLGLGADNVSDKIGIGILALTGIGIAAHALIAATRKDSEV
- a CDS encoding nickel-dependent hydrogenase large subunit; the protein is MSDKRVVIDPITRIEGHLRIEVVVDDNNVVKEAYSGSTLWRGIEQIVRNRDPRDVGFFTQRICGVCTFSHYKAGIVAVENALGIKPPLNAQLTRTLMNTALFIHDHIVHFYHLHGVDWADVVSALKADPKKASEEAFKYTDTPYACGADKLKEVQDRVATFAKKGNLGPFANAYWGHPTYKLTPEQNLIVLSHYLECLRIQRIVAQMMAIFGSKNPHPQSLTVGGVTCVMDLQSPARLGEYLTKLKECQEFIDRAYYPDLVMAGRAYANEPSVVGDVGVANLYTYREFQIGANEWLFDSGIIKNGDISKVYEVETDKITEEATHSWYQNPAPLHPYDGQTEPNYTGLIDGESVDDKGQMAHSKIFNTKGKYSWIKSPRYGGEPLQVGPLANIVVNYAKGNKYVVPLVDKFLADTGLPVSAVFSTLGRTATRMLEAKIVADNTILAFNALVENLKVDSETCAKYVIDKDKEYRGFYMGHVPRGTLSHWCRIKNGVIENWQAVVPSTWNASPKDSKGQMGSYEACLIGTKLADLTQPLEIIRKIHSYDPCIACAVHVMDMSGNTLSEYKINPNL